Part of the Granulicella cerasi genome is shown below.
CCGCTGGCCGACTTTGCGGTGGCCGATGCGCGGACGATCTCGCCGTTCCACACTCTCAAGGCTGCGGCAGCGTCCATGGCGACCTATCAGTTGACCAGCTACCCCGTGGTGGCGAGCGATGGCAAGCTGCTGGGCGTGCTGACGATCGAAGACCTACTGAAGGGCCGCACTCAACAGGACCAGCGCGAAAACTCGCGCCGGCGTGTGCTGCGACTCCGCTGGCCGTTCGGCGCCGCGCCACAGACGGTAGCCGATGCGGTCACCGAGGTTCCACCGAACATGTCTCCCACGCGGGACGAAGACGAAACGGCGAGCCACTAAGGCTCGCCGTTCTTTCTTGCGGATGCGTTTGTGGAGGCTTACTTTTCGGCAACGCCGAAGAGCTCTGCCATCTCTTCATGCAGGAAGCCCTGCCCTGGGCGATATGGTTGCACCCACTTGCCGTCGATGACGAACTGCGGAATGGCGCGTTTGCCTGTGGCGGCGATGACCTCGTCAGCCGCGCCGGGCGTGCGCTCGATGTCGATCTCTTTGTACGGAATGTCGTGGATGGCGAGGAAGCGTTTGGCTTCACGGCAATCGCGGCACCAGTCTGCGGAGTAAACAAGAAGTTCCATAGCGCTATTGTCTCAGCTTGCGGGGTGAAGAGCATCACTGCTCGTGGTAGTTGCGGATAAGGCCGCCGTCGATGAAGTACGTAGAGCCCGTCACGTAAGCGGCTTCATCGCTGGCGAGGAAGGCCGCGACGCCTGCAACCTCCTCAGGTTTGCCGAGGCGGCCAAGCGGGATATTGCGAAGAAGCGGATCAAGCTTCGCCGGGTCGCTCATCATCTTCTGGTTGATCGGTGTGGAGATAGCGCCGGGAGCGATGTTGTTCACCGTAATGCCAAGTGGACCGAGCTCCACAGCGAGGTCGCGCATGAGCATGCGCATACCGCCTTTGGCGGCGCAGTACGTGGCGAAATGTGGGAAGACCATGTCTTCGTGCACCGACGAGATATTGATGATCGTGCCGGGCTTGCCTGCAGTGCGCAGCTTACGAACAAAGGCCTGCGCGAGGAAGAACGCTCCCTTGAGGTTCACGTCGAGCACCTTGTCGTAGTCCTCTTCGGTGACGTCCCAGAAGTCTGCGCCAATCTCAATGCCCGCGTTGTTGACGAGAACGTCGCAGTTGCCGAAGTGCTGCCAGGCTTCATCAACGAGGCGCGTTGTGTCTGCGGTTTTGGACACGTCCGCGGCAACGAGGATCGACTCGCTGCCCGCAGCTGTGATGCGCTGGGCAGTATCCTCGGCCTCGTCCTTATGTCCGCGGTAGTCCACGACGATCTTGGCGCCCTCTGCCGCGAGACGCACTGCGATCGCTTTACCAATGCCAGAACCTGAACCTGTGACGATAGCCACTTTTCCTTCGAGACGTCCACGCATACTAACGAGTTCCCTTCTTCGCGGCCTTCTTCGCCGTTCGCTTCACAGCCTTCTTCGCGCTCTTCCGGGCGGCTTTCTTTGCCGTCTTCTTGGCAGCCTTCTTGAGAGCTGGCTTGTCTTCCTTCCGGGCGAGAAGCTTCTTGGCTCGCTCGAGCGTCTGCTTGCGCTCCGCGGGCAGGTTCTTGCCTGCACGGTTCTCGTAGAAGGAAAGCATCTGCATGGCCTGCCCAGGACCCTTTGGCGAGACAGACTTCTTCGCTAAACCCTCCGAAATCGCCTTGGCAGATTTCTTGAAGAGGCCGGGGCCGGGCTTGGTGGAATCGGTCGTGACCTTTGCGGACCAACGCTTGGAAGGCGGAGTCGTGCTCTTCTTCGCAGTACTCTTCTTCGCGGTGGTCTTCGTCGCAGTGGTCTTCGTCCCAGACGCGCGCTTCGCTGCTTTCTTCGTCGCCATCATGGCACCTCACGCAAGTGAGATGCAGCTTACGAGGATTTCGTGGTGGCACGGCGCGCGCGAAAGAAACTTGTCAGCATAGTGCTGCACTCCTCAGCGAGCACGCCTGCGGTGACTTCCACGCGATGATTGAGGGATCCGTGGTTGAGCACCTGCATGACGGAGCCATCTGCGCCCGCCTTGGGGTCGGCGGCGGCGTAGAGAAGACGGCCCACGCGCGCGTGCACCATAGCCCCGGCGCACATGGCGCAGGGCTCCAGCGTGCAGACCAACGTGCAGCCGGTGAGGCGATAGTTGCCCAGCGCAGCCGCGGCCGCGCGCATGGCCACGATTTCCGCATGAGCGGTAGGATCACTGAGCCGGATGACCTGATTATTGCCGCGACCGAGGATTTCGCCTTCTGCTGAAAGCACGACCGCACCTACTGGCACCTCGCCCTCGGCCTGAGCGGCGAGCGCTTCGTCGATTGCGAGGCGCATCAGGAGTTCGTCATCGAGGAGCATCAAGGTGATTGTAACGGGCAAGACAAGGCCCGGTCAGAGCGACCGGGCTTTGAATATTCCTCAACCTCCAAGGGACTAGGGCGAGGTGATGACGACGCGAACACCGGTGCCGTAGAGCGGAGCGTGATACGTAACGACGTCCGTCTCTGTGTAGAGAATCGTCAGGTACTTGCTGTCCGTGGAGGTGATGTAGACCTTGCCCGTGGGCGTGCCGGTGGTGACGGCGAGCGTCGAAGGATGCACACCGTAGATATACGGCTGACCGAGCGCCGTCGTGTCACCGATGGTCGGATCTGCCGCGACCGGAATGGTCGCGGTGACCGTACCCGAGGTCAGGTTGACCACGCTCACCGAACCGTTGGTGCTGCTGTTGCCCGAGTTCGTCACATACGCGCGCGGCGAGAGAGTGTCACGGAGAACCTGCACCTGCGTGGGGTTCACGCCCACGGGTACCGTGGCGATGAGCGTACCGAAGTTGGCTGCGTCGGTGGGGTTCGACGTGTTGCAAGTGCTGTTGCCGGACTGCGCAGCAGCCGAGCAGAGCGGAATGTTGTAGATGCTGACCATGCCGCCGTGCGTGCCATCGCCCTGCGAAAGCACAACGAGTTCATTGGTATACGGGTTGATGTCGGCCCACACCGGATTCGACGCGATGTTATTGCCGTTCGAGTCGTTCACGGTAGGAATCGAGATCGTCGGCGTCGTGCTGTCGAGCGCATTGTTCGTCACGTTGATGACGCTGATGCTCTGCGAGCCCTTGTTCAGGACGAAAGCGCGATAGCCATCGCTCGTCATCACGCCGTAGACGGGGTTCGCGCCCACCGTGAGCGTCGCGGTCGTGGTGAGGCCGGCGGTGCTCGAAGCTTCAACACCTGAAGCCGTGCCGTTCGCGTTCAGAATGTACAGGCGGGTAGCAGCGTCTACGCCGACCACGTATTGCGGCAAGGCAGGTGTCGTGATCTCCTGCAGCAGCTGGCCGGAGGAGTTCAGCGCGGCCACCTTGCTGGCGCCCGTCTCTGGCACGAAGACCGAAGCCGAGGCGTTCTTGATCGTCATCACCGAGACGTTGGTCGGCAGCGTTGTCGAAGGGAGCGTCACCTGCTGCACGTCGCTGGTCAGCAGCGTATTCGGGCTGGACGACGCGAAAGTATCCAGCGAGCCCGCGGCATTGATGACATACGCCTGGCTGCCACCCGAGTTCAGCGCGAGGTAATTCGGCGCCGTCTGCACAGAAGGCGAGGTGATCACTTCGTCGCCCGAGAAGTCGACGAACGTAGCCAGACCGCTGGCAGAAGCGCCCGTATTGCTGAGCACGACCGCATACTTGGTGGGCTGACCTGCAGGGCCCGTAGGGCCGCTACCCGCAACGACGGGGCGATAGGTGTTACCGCAACCTGCAAGCAGGATGGCTGCGAAACTCGCAGCGGCGTACGCAGAGGCCTTGGCGCTCGAGAAGCTGGCGCGGCGGTCGGAGGCTACAAACATCTGAGACAAACGAGCTCCAAATAGACGGCGAAAATTCGTCGGGGAGAAATCAGCCCAAGCTAAGCCGTCGATCGTTTCCATTGTAAATGCTGGATGGCAGAAACTGCGGGAAGTTCTTGCAGGATGCGGCTACCAGGTGTTGTAACTGGTGCCGTCGGAGGCAAGGGACTGCGCGCCGGATTTCACGTCGTCGATGCCGCCCTGAGTCTCGGTGATGCTCATCAGCGTGTCCGACTGCGAGGTGATCCAGGTATCGGTGCGGTTCGTGATCGGGTCGATGGGAATCGACTTCAGGTAGCCTCCCTGCACCAGATCGTCGAGCGACTGCGGGGCCTTTTCCTTGTCCACGGTGTAGCTGTCGATGGCCTGGCGCATGGTGTGCAGGTCTTCGCGGAGCACAGCTTCCTTGGCGCGACGCACGTTGTTCAGGTACGCAGGCACGGCGATGGCCGCCAGCAGACTGATGATCGCCATAACGATCATCAACTCCACCAGCGTGAAGCCTTCTTCGCGCCGACGGCGCGTGCGGAGAGAGCGAATTGGGAGGCTGCTTACCATGTGCTGTACTTCGTTCCGTCGAGGCCGGTGCCGTCGCTCTTGGTGTAGACGTCAAAAACGTTCTGGCCGCCCCAACTGGAGGAGTCCGTGTCGTCCTGGTTGGAGCGCTCGCCCCAGTCGGTCGATTTCGTCATGGGATCGACAGGGATGCGGCGCAGAAAGCGCACCTTGTGGTCCTGGATGTCCACACCATCCACCAGCGTCTGCAGATCGGGCGGATAGTTATTGCTGTCCGCTTTGGTTTGGATGCCGCCTTTATCTGCGGCGTCCTTGTAGGCGTCGATCGCAGCGCGCATCTCCCACAGATCGTGGCGTAGTTCGCGCTCCTTCGAGCGCTTGATCTGCAGGCGCACCAGCGGGATGGCTGCTGACGCAAGGATCGAGATCATCGCCACAACGATGATGAGTTCGATGAGTGTGACGCCCGCCTCGGAAGACCGCAGTTGCGGCTTCCGGGCGGGTGCGATCGCATTGAGGGCGGTTACGCTCATCTACCTCTTACCTGCCTACGGGCTCTT
Proteins encoded:
- a CDS encoding glutaredoxin family protein; the protein is MELLVYSADWCRDCREAKRFLAIHDIPYKEIDIERTPGAADEVIAATGKRAIPQFVIDGKWVQPYRPGQGFLHEEMAELFGVAEK
- a CDS encoding glucose 1-dehydrogenase, whose amino-acid sequence is MRGRLEGKVAIVTGSGSGIGKAIAVRLAAEGAKIVVDYRGHKDEAEDTAQRITAAGSESILVAADVSKTADTTRLVDEAWQHFGNCDVLVNNAGIEIGADFWDVTEEDYDKVLDVNLKGAFFLAQAFVRKLRTAGKPGTIINISSVHEDMVFPHFATYCAAKGGMRMLMRDLAVELGPLGITVNNIAPGAISTPINQKMMSDPAKLDPLLRNIPLGRLGKPEEVAGVAAFLASDEAAYVTGSTYFIDGGLIRNYHEQ
- a CDS encoding DUF3175 domain-containing protein, producing the protein MATKKAAKRASGTKTTATKTTAKKSTAKKSTTPPSKRWSAKVTTDSTKPGPGLFKKSAKAISEGLAKKSVSPKGPGQAMQMLSFYENRAGKNLPAERKQTLERAKKLLARKEDKPALKKAAKKTAKKAARKSAKKAVKRTAKKAAKKGTR
- the tadA gene encoding tRNA adenosine(34) deaminase TadA, with protein sequence MRLAIDEALAAQAEGEVPVGAVVLSAEGEILGRGNNQVIRLSDPTAHAEIVAMRAAAAALGNYRLTGCTLVCTLEPCAMCAGAMVHARVGRLLYAAADPKAGADGSVMQVLNHGSLNHRVEVTAGVLAEECSTMLTSFFRARRATTKSS
- a CDS encoding YncE family protein, translating into MFVASDRRASFSSAKASAYAAASFAAILLAGCGNTYRPVVAGSGPTGPAGQPTKYAVVLSNTGASASGLATFVDFSGDEVITSPSVQTAPNYLALNSGGSQAYVINAAGSLDTFASSSPNTLLTSDVQQVTLPSTTLPTNVSVMTIKNASASVFVPETGASKVAALNSSGQLLQEITTPALPQYVVGVDAATRLYILNANGTASGVEASSTAGLTTTATLTVGANPVYGVMTSDGYRAFVLNKGSQSISVINVTNNALDSTTPTISIPTVNDSNGNNIASNPVWADINPYTNELVVLSQGDGTHGGMVSIYNIPLCSAAAQSGNSTCNTSNPTDAANFGTLIATVPVGVNPTQVQVLRDTLSPRAYVTNSGNSSTNGSVSVVNLTSGTVTATIPVAADPTIGDTTALGQPYIYGVHPSTLAVTTGTPTGKVYITSTDSKYLTILYTETDVVTYHAPLYGTGVRVVITSP
- a CDS encoding type II secretion system protein translates to MVSSLPIRSLRTRRRREEGFTLVELMIVMAIISLLAAIAVPAYLNNVRRAKEAVLREDLHTMRQAIDSYTVDKEKAPQSLDDLVQGGYLKSIPIDPITNRTDTWITSQSDTLMSITETQGGIDDVKSGAQSLASDGTSYNTW
- a CDS encoding type II secretion system protein: MSVTALNAIAPARKPQLRSSEAGVTLIELIIVVAMISILASAAIPLVRLQIKRSKERELRHDLWEMRAAIDAYKDAADKGGIQTKADSNNYPPDLQTLVDGVDIQDHKVRFLRRIPVDPMTKSTDWGERSNQDDTDSSSWGGQNVFDVYTKSDGTGLDGTKYSTW